One window of Mesorhizobium sp. WSM4904 genomic DNA carries:
- a CDS encoding lytic murein transglycosylase, whose translation MRLRVDILAALVLGALAWPVAAQECGGDFENWKQGVAAEAKAAGVGDVGLDALEDATIDQKVLARDRAQGVFTQTFTEFSNRMISGYRLKQGAANLKKYADVFARAETEFGVQPAVITAFWGLETDFGAVQGDFHTLDALVTLSHDCRRPQLFRPQLIPLLTLIDRGVLPADVKGAWAGEIGQTQILPTDYLARGVDGDGDGKVDLRNSAPDVIMTTADKIVSRGWKRDQPWVEEVRVPDEMPWDQTGRTNKLPLSQWAAWGVTNPNGTPLVDNGLKAGLALPMGRKGPAFLTYDNFDVYLEWNQSFTYALTAAVLATRLAGAPQFDPRTPEPGLNGDQMKALQTKLEAKGYDVGTVDGILGTNTREAIRKEQMRLGLPVDGWPTPELLAKL comes from the coding sequence ATGCGATTGCGCGTTGATATCTTGGCGGCGCTGGTTCTCGGCGCTCTGGCCTGGCCTGTGGCGGCGCAGGAATGCGGCGGCGATTTCGAAAACTGGAAACAGGGCGTCGCGGCCGAAGCCAAGGCGGCCGGCGTCGGAGACGTTGGCCTGGATGCGCTGGAAGATGCCACGATCGACCAGAAGGTGCTGGCGCGCGACCGCGCCCAGGGTGTGTTCACCCAGACCTTCACCGAATTCTCGAACCGCATGATCTCCGGCTACCGCCTGAAGCAGGGCGCGGCCAATCTGAAGAAATATGCCGACGTCTTCGCGCGCGCCGAAACGGAGTTCGGCGTCCAGCCGGCCGTCATCACCGCTTTCTGGGGACTTGAGACCGATTTCGGCGCCGTTCAGGGCGATTTCCATACGCTCGATGCGCTGGTCACGCTCTCGCACGATTGCCGCCGGCCCCAGCTCTTCCGGCCGCAGCTGATACCGCTGTTGACCTTGATCGACCGCGGCGTGCTGCCGGCCGACGTCAAGGGCGCCTGGGCCGGCGAGATCGGCCAGACGCAGATCCTGCCCACCGACTACCTCGCCCGCGGTGTCGACGGCGACGGCGACGGCAAGGTCGATCTCAGGAACAGTGCGCCGGACGTCATTATGACCACGGCCGACAAGATCGTGTCGCGCGGCTGGAAGCGCGACCAGCCCTGGGTCGAGGAGGTGCGCGTTCCTGACGAAATGCCGTGGGACCAGACCGGCCGCACCAACAAGCTGCCATTGTCGCAATGGGCCGCGTGGGGCGTCACCAATCCGAACGGCACGCCGCTGGTCGACAACGGCTTGAAGGCCGGTCTGGCCTTGCCGATGGGCCGCAAGGGCCCCGCCTTCCTGACCTACGACAATTTCGACGTTTATCTGGAATGGAACCAGTCCTTCACCTACGCGCTCACTGCAGCGGTGCTCGCGACCCGTCTGGCCGGCGCGCCGCAATTCGATCCGCGAACGCCGGAGCCCGGCCTCAACGGCGACCAGATGAAGGCGCTGCAGACCAAGCTCGAAGCCAAGGGCTACGATGTCGGCACCGTCGACGGCATCCTGGGCACCAACACACGCGAAGCGATCCGCAAGGAGCAGATGCGGCTCGGTCTTCCGGTGGACGGCTGGCCGACGCCGGAGCTGCTGGCGAAATTGTGA
- a CDS encoding GH25 family lysozyme — translation MRRLAAILMLTLLGACSTVDDLSPLSPSSQAVAVRAPRFEDSKPHEWDSGAPWNYAIHGTDVSKYQTSVDWPTAKANGISFAFIKATEGGDRFDDYFNEHWARTKAAGIPRAAYHFFYFCTPAATQARWFIANVPRDASAMPPVLDMEWNPKSPTCRLRPDPATVRTEMTTFLEIVERHYGKKPIIYTSLDFFDDNQLATFRGYPYWLRSVAGHPRQKYGSHPFTFWQYTGTGIVPGMTGKSDINVFNGSEAAWNKWLRQNTR, via the coding sequence ATGCGCCGTCTTGCGGCCATCCTGATGCTTACGCTGTTGGGCGCCTGCTCGACCGTCGACGATCTTTCGCCGCTGTCGCCGTCGTCGCAGGCAGTCGCGGTGCGCGCGCCGCGCTTCGAAGATTCTAAGCCGCATGAATGGGACAGCGGCGCGCCATGGAACTATGCCATCCACGGCACCGACGTCTCCAAATACCAGACCTCGGTCGACTGGCCGACGGCCAAGGCCAACGGTATTTCCTTCGCCTTCATCAAGGCGACCGAGGGCGGCGACCGGTTCGACGACTATTTCAACGAACACTGGGCACGCACCAAGGCCGCCGGAATCCCGCGCGCGGCCTATCATTTCTTCTATTTCTGCACGCCGGCCGCCACCCAGGCGAGATGGTTCATCGCCAACGTTCCAAGAGATGCGTCGGCAATGCCGCCGGTGCTCGACATGGAATGGAACCCCAAGTCGCCGACCTGCAGGCTGCGCCCAGATCCCGCGACCGTGCGCACCGAGATGACCACCTTCCTCGAGATCGTCGAGCGCCATTACGGCAAGAAGCCGATCATCTACACCTCGCTCGACTTCTTCGACGACAACCAACTGGCGACATTCCGCGGCTATCCCTATTGGCTGCGCTCGGTCGCCGGTCATCCGCGTCAGAAGTATGGCAGCCATCCCTTCACCTTCTGGCAATACACCGGCACCGGCATCGTACCCGGCATGACCGGCAAGTCCGACATCAACGTTTTCAACGGCTCGGAAGCCGCCTGGAACAAGTGGCTGCGGCAGAACACCCGTTGA